The Nocardioides sp. cx-173 genome segment CGTCGACGGGATCGGGCGAGCCGAAGCGCAAGGTCGGCGGCGCCGAGGAGCGCACCGCCCGCAAGACCCTGGCCCGGCTGGAGAAGCAGCTGGCCCGGGTGAACGCCCGCGAGGCCGAGCTCAACGCCCTCATGCTCGAGCACGCCCAGGACCACGCCCGCCTCGCCGAGCTCGGCGCCGAGCTCCACGCACTCCGGGCCCAGAAGGACGACTTCGAGCTCGAGTGGCTCGAGGCCGCCGAGATCCTCGAGCACTGAGCGCCGACGGGTCGATCAGGAGTACGGCGCGAGGAGGGTGCGCAGGAGGGCGGCGAGCCGCTGCTGCTGGGTGGGAGCCAGGTCGGCGAGGAGCGCGCGCTCGGCCTCCAGCAGCGCCTCGAAGGCCGCGTCGACGGCGGTCTTGCCCTCGGCGGTGAGACGCACGATCACCCCGCGGCGGTCCTCGGGATCGGGGTAGCGCTCGACGAAGCCGCGCGCGGCCAGCCGGTCGACCCGGTTGGTCATGGTCCCGCTGGTCACCAGGGTCTCGCGCAGGAGCCGCCCCGGCGACAGCTCGTACGGCGTGCCGGCGCGGCGCAGGGCCGCGAGCACGTCGAACTCCCACGACTCGATCCCGTGGGCGGTGAAGGCGGCCCGGCGGGCGAGGTCCAGATGGCGGGCGAGCCTGCTGATCCGGCTGAAGACGGCGACGGGCTCCAGATCGAGGTCGCCGCGCTCGCGCGCCCACGCCTCGACCAGGTCGTCCACCTCGTCCCGCATGGGAGCAGCGTAGCGGAGCATCGAGAATCTTGACATCAAGATAGATGCGGCGCACGATGGGGCCATGCCGCACACCTGGGACCCCGAGCACTACCTCGCCTACGCCGACGAGCGCGGCCGGCCGTTCGTGGACCTGCTCGCCCGGGTCGGCGCGGACCGCCCGGGCCGGGTGGTCGACCTCGGCTGCGGCCCGGGCAACCTCACCGCGCTGCTGGCCCAGCGCTGGCCGGAGGCCGACGTGGCGGGCGTCGACTCCAGCGAGGAGATGGTGCGCGCCGCCCGCGAGGCGCAGCCGGACCGGCGGTTCGAGGTCGCCGACCTCCGCACCTGGCGGCCGCCGGAGGGCGGGGTCGACGTCCTGCTCAGCAACGCCACCCTCCAGTGGGTGCCGGGCCACCTCGAGCTCCTGCCGACCCTGGCCGACGCGGTCCGCCCCGGCGGCTGGCTGGCCTTCCAGGTGCCTGGCAACTTCGGCGAGCCCAGCCACACCCTGCGCGCCGCGCTCGCCGCCGAGCCGCCGTACGCCGCCCACGTCCAGGGCATCGCCGAGCCCGCCAGCCACGACCCGGACGTCTACCTCGAGGCCCTGGCCGGGCTGGGGTGGGAGGTGGACGCCTGGGAGACGACGTACCTGCACGTGCTCGCCGGCGAGGACCCGGTATTCGCCTGGGTCTCGGGCACCGGCGCCCGCCCGACGCTGCAGGCG includes the following:
- a CDS encoding MarR family winged helix-turn-helix transcriptional regulator, with translation MRDEVDDLVEAWARERGDLDLEPVAVFSRISRLARHLDLARRAAFTAHGIESWEFDVLAALRRAGTPYELSPGRLLRETLVTSGTMTNRVDRLAARGFVERYPDPEDRRGVIVRLTAEGKTAVDAAFEALLEAERALLADLAPTQQQRLAALLRTLLAPYS
- a CDS encoding trans-aconitate 2-methyltransferase, which produces MPHTWDPEHYLAYADERGRPFVDLLARVGADRPGRVVDLGCGPGNLTALLAQRWPEADVAGVDSSEEMVRAAREAQPDRRFEVADLRTWRPPEGGVDVLLSNATLQWVPGHLELLPTLADAVRPGGWLAFQVPGNFGEPSHTLRAALAAEPPYAAHVQGIAEPASHDPDVYLEALAGLGWEVDAWETTYLHVLAGEDPVFAWVSGTGARPTLQALPDDLRPEFEAEFKRRLREAYPDRDGRVVLPFRRIFVVARRP